A portion of the Pseudorasbora parva isolate DD20220531a chromosome 1, ASM2467924v1, whole genome shotgun sequence genome contains these proteins:
- the ccnb3 gene encoding G2/mitotic-specific cyclin-B3 isoform X1 produces the protein MPFSRGKKPTTSKIPKLHPKGLENQDGPQTKRSSSSPQGAPKKRTAFVDITNAVSQCFLAPRFESDDVKPAHKIEISNPIKKKDPVKKLQKKISVLSKNDVNLKSVVSSEDKLEELKNVETVVKLEEPSSKASIPPHLLPPEIPPEFDIDSEQLSDSTHTAEYAKDIFDYLKSREEKFVLHDYMTDQPTLNTNMRAILVDWLVEVQENFELNHETLYLAVKMTDHYLAVSQVKRESLQLIGSTAMLIASKFEERAPPCVDDFLYICDDAYKRSQLIAMEISILQALNFDINIPVPYRFLRRYAKCVNAGMDTLTLARFICELSLLEMEFVPVRASLLASACLLIALVTKDLGGWTQCLQFHSGYSVEDLAPMARKLHNMLSSPPDSKLAVVRSKYAHKVFFEVALIPTVNQEKLEGFLK, from the exons ATGCCGTTTTCCAGAGGAAAAAAGCCCACCACCAGCAAAATCCCCAAACTTCACCCCAAAGGACTGGAGAATCAG GATGGCCCCCAGACCAAGCGATCATCATCTTCTCCCCAAGGGGCCCCTAAGAAAAGAACTGCTTTTGTGGACATTACCAAT GCTGTCTCTCAGTGTTTTTTGGCCCCTCGGTTTGAGTCGGATGATGTCAAACCA GCACACAAGATTGAGATAAGCAACCCCATCAAAAAGAAAGACCCTGTTAAGAAGCTGCAGAAGAAGATCTCGGTACTTTCTAAGAATGATGTCAATTTAAA ATCTGTGGTTAGTTCAGAGGACAAGTTGGAGGAACTGAAGAATGTGGAGACAGTTGTGAAACTGGAAGAGCCTTCATCTAAAGCCTCAATTCCTCCACATCTCCTGCCTCCAGAG ATTCCTCCAGAGTTTGACATTGATTCTGAGCAACTCAGTGACTCCACACATACAGCAGAGTATGCCAAAGATATTTTTGACTACCTCAAGAGCAGAGAG GAAAAGTTTGTTTTGCATGACTACATGACTGATCAACCAACTCTGAACACCAATATGAGAGCAATTTTGGTGGACTGGCTGGTTGAGGTCCAG GAGAATTTTGAGCTAAATCATGAGACTCTGTACCTGGCTGTGAAAATGACTGATCATTATCTGGCCGTGAGCCAGGTCAAACGGGAGTCTTTACAGCTCATTGGTTCCACTGCCATGCTCATTGCTTCTAAATTTGAG GAACGGGCTCCACCTTGCGTGGATGATTTCCTATATATTTGCGACGATGCCTACAAGCGCTCCCAGCTCATTGCTATGGAGATCAGCATCCTGCAGGCGCTGAACTTTGACATCAATATTCCGGTTCCATACCGCTTCCTCCGTCGTTATGCCAAG TGTGTGAATGCAGGTATGGACACCCTGACTCTGGCGCGCTTTATTTGTGAGCTGAGTTTGTTGGAGATGGAGTTTGTGCCCGTAAGAGCGTCTTTGCTCGCCTCTGCCTGTCTGCTCATCGCTCTGGTTACTAAGGATCTGGGAGGATGG ACACAGTGTTTGCAGTTCCACTCTGGATACAGTGTGGAGGATCTGGCACCCATGGCCAGAAAGCTCCACAACATGCTCAGCAGCCCACCGGACAGTAAACTCGCCGTTGTCAGGAGCAAGTATGCGCACAA
- the ccnb3 gene encoding G2/mitotic-specific cyclin-B3 isoform X2, with protein MPFSRGKKPTTSKIPKLHPKGLENQDGPQTKRSSSSPQGAPKKRTAFVDITNAHKIEISNPIKKKDPVKKLQKKISVLSKNDVNLKSVVSSEDKLEELKNVETVVKLEEPSSKASIPPHLLPPEIPPEFDIDSEQLSDSTHTAEYAKDIFDYLKSREEKFVLHDYMTDQPTLNTNMRAILVDWLVEVQENFELNHETLYLAVKMTDHYLAVSQVKRESLQLIGSTAMLIASKFEERAPPCVDDFLYICDDAYKRSQLIAMEISILQALNFDINIPVPYRFLRRYAKCVNAGMDTLTLARFICELSLLEMEFVPVRASLLASACLLIALVTKDLGGWTQCLQFHSGYSVEDLAPMARKLHNMLSSPPDSKLAVVRSKYAHKVFFEVALIPTVNQEKLEGFLK; from the exons ATGCCGTTTTCCAGAGGAAAAAAGCCCACCACCAGCAAAATCCCCAAACTTCACCCCAAAGGACTGGAGAATCAG GATGGCCCCCAGACCAAGCGATCATCATCTTCTCCCCAAGGGGCCCCTAAGAAAAGAACTGCTTTTGTGGACATTACCAAT GCACACAAGATTGAGATAAGCAACCCCATCAAAAAGAAAGACCCTGTTAAGAAGCTGCAGAAGAAGATCTCGGTACTTTCTAAGAATGATGTCAATTTAAA ATCTGTGGTTAGTTCAGAGGACAAGTTGGAGGAACTGAAGAATGTGGAGACAGTTGTGAAACTGGAAGAGCCTTCATCTAAAGCCTCAATTCCTCCACATCTCCTGCCTCCAGAG ATTCCTCCAGAGTTTGACATTGATTCTGAGCAACTCAGTGACTCCACACATACAGCAGAGTATGCCAAAGATATTTTTGACTACCTCAAGAGCAGAGAG GAAAAGTTTGTTTTGCATGACTACATGACTGATCAACCAACTCTGAACACCAATATGAGAGCAATTTTGGTGGACTGGCTGGTTGAGGTCCAG GAGAATTTTGAGCTAAATCATGAGACTCTGTACCTGGCTGTGAAAATGACTGATCATTATCTGGCCGTGAGCCAGGTCAAACGGGAGTCTTTACAGCTCATTGGTTCCACTGCCATGCTCATTGCTTCTAAATTTGAG GAACGGGCTCCACCTTGCGTGGATGATTTCCTATATATTTGCGACGATGCCTACAAGCGCTCCCAGCTCATTGCTATGGAGATCAGCATCCTGCAGGCGCTGAACTTTGACATCAATATTCCGGTTCCATACCGCTTCCTCCGTCGTTATGCCAAG TGTGTGAATGCAGGTATGGACACCCTGACTCTGGCGCGCTTTATTTGTGAGCTGAGTTTGTTGGAGATGGAGTTTGTGCCCGTAAGAGCGTCTTTGCTCGCCTCTGCCTGTCTGCTCATCGCTCTGGTTACTAAGGATCTGGGAGGATGG ACACAGTGTTTGCAGTTCCACTCTGGATACAGTGTGGAGGATCTGGCACCCATGGCCAGAAAGCTCCACAACATGCTCAGCAGCCCACCGGACAGTAAACTCGCCGTTGTCAGGAGCAAGTATGCGCACAA
- the si:dkey-171c9.3 gene encoding uncharacterized protein si:dkey-171c9.3 — protein sequence MIDEEWICSSFKLCDLVTTSESAHSDDSTQIVIDNVSYPQPAFNPSSIKHTLETYSRLLDATLEENIEPIQHFANITAKAIIDSAVRIRDPSESVKVRKDDVEMLAEELTLKVFCKALEEMERQHHSDGPSSKNINDKGVMEETCEHASVLCSSGYNCDKNSFEMETDKMEEFDDMLTTVYATSLKSMASLGSLDYPDAPPSTPLLPEMMRSRASFTRKLKGGLAKEFLPSPPPPTPKDHMQPLLENQMTDTSADFMVKLMRSLSLECCRNEGLEEDKDREADDGGLQNDIPRLTDYAAQISADILHSLTTNEIRVKDEGCVKRMLAISDRLASEILTTSLAEVMARGEKKVLKEETTSYSMVPDKRSSMLFPATDGVKVLASELIINAVVQAFAKLRQGVFKHGNQPHLSGQAAEPQPWEEERYSNIVCKDSTNSLKAKTFRCCSDKSELDAIKATSSVHTFANDFAEGVLQHSVCDASSLLLNCKQSEGAEFVSQKDIKPWVIKIRAEESHHVLELQCVLLWAAASQNGTSALHFDLPDTNLEQQLCRLSQSARLNGWTVGALMASLDEFCDMQRATSRGRYESSDSLLEHLQHLIDNACLN from the exons ATGATTGATGAGGAGTGGATTTGCAGCTCATTTAAACTGTGTGATCTAGTCACCACCTCAGAATCTGCTCACTCTGAT GACTCTACTCAGATAGTAATCGACAATGTTTCATACCCACAACCAGCATTCAACCCGTCGTCAATCAAACACACGTTGGAAACATACAGCCGTTTACTGGATGCAACATTAGAAGAGAACATAGAGCCCATTCAACACTTTGCTAATATTACAGCCAAAGCTATTATAGATTCAGCTGTGAGGATCAGAGACCCAAGTGAATCTGTCAAAGTGAGAAAGGATGACGTTGAGATGCTAGCTGAAGAGTTaactttaaaagtcttttgtaaAGCACTTGAAGAGATGGAGAGGCAGCATCACTCTGATGGTCCTTCatccaaaaatataaatgatAAAGGGGTTATGGAGGAGACCTGTGAACATGCATCAGTTCTGTGCTCCTCAGGCTACAACTGTGATAAAAATTCATTTGAAATGGAAACAGACAAGATGGAGGAATTTGATGACATGCTGACCACAGTATATGCCACTTCCTTGAAAAGCATGGCCAGTCTGGGGTCTCTCGACTACCCTGATGCTCCCCCAAGCACACCTTTACTTCCAGAGATGATGAGGAGTCGAGCCAGTTTCACAAGGAAGCTAAAGGGAGGACTTGCTAAAGAGTTTCTTCCTTCACCCCCTCCTCCGACCCCCAAAGACCACATGCAACCCTTATTGGAGAACCAAATGACGGACACGTCCGCTGACTTCATGGTGAAGCTGATGCGCTCGCTTTCACTGGAGTGTTGTCGAAACGAAGGTCTAGAAGAAGACAAGGACAGAGAAGCTGATGATGGTGGACTCCAAAATGACATTCCCAGGCTGACTGACTATGCAGCTCAAATATCTGCAGATATCCTTCATTCTCTTACCACAAACGAGATAAGAGTAAAGGACGAGGGTTGTGTGAAACGCATGTTGGCTATTTCTGATCGACTAGCGAGTGAAATTCTCACAACGTCTCTAGCAGAGGTGATGGCGAGAGGAGAAAAGAAGGTTTTGAAGGAAGAAACAACATCATACTCAATGGTTCCAGACAAAAGATCTAGCATGCTGTTCCCTGCAACGGACGGGGTGAAAGTTTTAGCTAGTGAGCTAATCATTAACGCTGTGGTTCAAGCGTTTGCTAAGCTAAGGCAGGGTGTGTTTAAACATGGAAACCAGCCACATCTTTCGGGCCAAGCAGCAGAACCACAGCCATGGGAAGAAGAAAGATATTCAAACATAGTGTGTAAAGACTCAACCAATTCCCTCAAAGCCAAAACCTTCAGATGCTGTAGCGATAAATCAGAACTTGACGCCATAAAAGCGACATCATCGGTACACACATTTGCCAACGACTTTGCAGAAGGCGTGCTTCAGCATTCTGTATGCGATGCTTCCAGCTTACTGTTAAACTGTAAGCAATCTGAGGGAGCAGAATTTGTCTCCCAGAAAGACATTAAACCTTGGGTGATCAAGATACGTGCTGAAGAAAGTCATCATGTCCTGGAACTGCAGTGTGTTCTACTCTGGGCAGCGGCCTCTCAGAACGGGACTTCAGCACTTCACTTTGATCTACCAGACACAAACCTTGAGCAACAG CTCTGCAGACTCTCTCAGAGTGCCCGTCTGAATGGTTGGACAGTGGGCGCTTTAATGGCTTCTCTTGATGAGTTTTGTGACATGCAGCGAGCGACCAGCAGAGGGCGCTATGAGAGCTCCGATTCTCTCCTGGAGCATCTGCAGCATCTGATTGACAATGCATGTTTAAACTGA